One stretch of Muribaculum intestinale DNA includes these proteins:
- a CDS encoding DNA cytosine methyltransferase produces the protein MARPNYTFIDLFAGCGGLSEGFYKLGYTALAHVEIDKFCCETLKERMRYYGYSENDITKSVIHQDITNDDVMSQLKEAVGDATVDLIIGGPPCQAYSSAGRARDYNGMKKDPRNFLFEHYVKILNEFLPKFFVFENVTGILSANVNNEPIIDKVFAELGKHYNLVEPSRLEFNMAEYGVPQVRRRIIIMGVRKDLSITPDELYDSLKKTHYLPDATEGDKKKLKKFISVKEAIGDLPSIPQGHKSKSIPFSYSTNNEFISWVKNDENLLYDHVCRTQNPTDTERYQEMARNHWTFEELLRQRPDLQHAKQRVFGNSYVVQFWDVPARTIIAHLCKDGNQFIHPDFSQGRSISVREAARLQSFPDDFRFFGAMTQQFKQIGNAVPPLFAYKVAKSLKKLLGKK, from the coding sequence ATGGCGAGACCGAACTACACCTTCATCGACTTATTCGCTGGTTGCGGTGGCTTATCTGAGGGATTCTACAAACTCGGATACACGGCTCTTGCCCACGTGGAAATAGATAAATTCTGCTGTGAGACCCTGAAAGAACGGATGCGTTATTACGGCTATTCCGAAAATGATATTACAAAATCTGTCATTCATCAAGATATTACGAATGATGATGTCATGTCTCAATTAAAGGAAGCCGTTGGCGATGCAACTGTCGACCTTATAATAGGCGGTCCTCCATGTCAAGCATATTCTTCCGCCGGACGTGCGAGAGATTACAATGGGATGAAAAAGGATCCAAGGAATTTCCTTTTTGAGCACTATGTGAAAATACTGAATGAATTCCTTCCCAAATTCTTCGTATTTGAGAATGTTACCGGAATACTTTCAGCAAACGTGAACAATGAGCCCATCATTGATAAAGTGTTTGCCGAACTTGGCAAACACTACAATCTTGTTGAACCAAGCAGATTGGAGTTCAACATGGCTGAATATGGTGTGCCCCAAGTGCGGAGGAGAATAATCATCATGGGCGTAAGAAAAGACTTGAGTATAACTCCCGATGAGTTGTATGACAGTCTTAAGAAAACCCATTATCTCCCCGATGCTACCGAGGGAGACAAGAAGAAACTTAAGAAATTCATCTCTGTAAAAGAAGCCATAGGCGATTTGCCCTCGATACCCCAAGGGCATAAGTCAAAGTCAATACCGTTTTCATATTCTACGAACAATGAGTTTATTTCTTGGGTTAAAAACGATGAGAATCTGCTTTATGACCATGTGTGCAGGACTCAGAATCCTACCGATACAGAAAGGTATCAGGAAATGGCTCGCAACCATTGGACTTTTGAAGAACTTCTTCGTCAACGACCAGACCTTCAACACGCGAAACAGCGCGTTTTTGGGAACAGCTATGTTGTTCAGTTTTGGGATGTCCCTGCAAGAACAATAATAGCTCATCTTTGTAAAGACGGCAATCAGTTTATTCATCCGGATTTTTCACAAGGACGTTCAATCTCAGTAAGAGAAGCCGCAAGGCTACAGTCTTTCCCGGATGATTTTAGATTCTTTGGGGCTATGACACAGCAGTTTAAGCAGATTGGCAATGCTGTGCCCCCGCTTTTTGCATATAAAGTAGCTAAATCATTAAAGAAACTCCTCGGAAAGAAATGA
- a CDS encoding very short patch repair endonuclease has product MADVMTPEQRSRCMAAIKGKNTKPEMIVRKYLFSRGLRYRVNNRKLPGSPDIVLKKYKTVVFIDGCFWHGHEGCKYYQLPKTNVDFWRHKIAMNIARDYANSVDLRLAGWKVIRVWECDIKTKAKREETLERLYHAIVRTERKPSAYESTPSSASIAAEPSTPYSDKKI; this is encoded by the coding sequence ATGGCTGATGTGATGACACCGGAGCAGCGCAGCCGTTGTATGGCGGCTATCAAGGGAAAGAATACTAAACCGGAAATGATTGTGCGGAAGTATCTTTTCTCCCGAGGTCTGCGCTATCGTGTCAACAACCGCAAGCTACCTGGGTCGCCTGACATTGTGCTGAAGAAATACAAGACGGTTGTTTTCATCGACGGTTGCTTCTGGCATGGTCATGAGGGTTGCAAATATTACCAGTTGCCTAAAACCAACGTTGACTTCTGGCGGCACAAAATAGCCATGAACATAGCTCGCGACTATGCAAACAGTGTCGATCTCCGCCTCGCCGGATGGAAAGTGATACGCGTATGGGAGTGCGACATCAAGACAAAAGCAAAACGGGAGGAAACTCTTGAACGGCTATATCATGCAATAGTCAGAACTGAACGTAAGCCAAGCGCTTATGAATCCACGCCCAGTAGTGCTTCAATAGCCGCAGAACCAAGCACACCATACAGCGATAAGAAAATTTAA
- a CDS encoding relaxase/mobilization nuclease domain-containing protein: MIVKKLGMVSGGGFPGAGYNERKVAEGMARLMVMENVDGAMRHKVELLHEAGFDCAGEIEKYLKERSRTYGNTKTTRFQFHIAASVKGQAMSAEELTNFARQLMAEAGYGRQPYFVYYHHDTDNHHVHILSTRIQPNGFPIPDHHDYARLNAAANRILSSDIKRDIQRMFSYGYLTEGQFANIIRSHGYKFERVEDRYVLFRGGVKAATISLSEIERHISQENDTRKERAKQLRAIIRKYKAEIVDGKVQNVENVKGHKGQKKKYVRRKVNPDIRKIKASNGKTLSQEEQRHLSDMLDILKTKFGIDIHFQKDRNGEIRSYGIVDHNRKIAFDGSKVMKLSELIDFAQKQERNASPLDIYRDLFAMEVRKSGVDGEMTIRLFDGSEHTRKMSPRQSAWYFNSPESEREDVAIRIAATMFSTEIFESVLQKYPVSAISSRIGSVNIIKMREGGRAIRVVSTDGFSATYPMTADELHCHAKLQGEAANGYLRQLAILRITHENATELTNRIKELTAKSSGSLSLPPRQSDYNPEQSKAFTSHQSTVLTRLMPRDTSSPNSANREWEVGKQSRYDHIDNQQSGTQLTM, from the coding sequence ATGATAGTCAAGAAACTTGGCATGGTATCCGGCGGTGGCTTCCCCGGTGCCGGATATAATGAACGTAAAGTTGCCGAGGGCATGGCGCGGCTAATGGTGATGGAGAATGTCGATGGTGCCATGCGTCATAAGGTGGAACTGTTGCATGAGGCCGGATTTGACTGCGCCGGAGAGATTGAGAAATATCTCAAGGAGCGGTCGAGGACATACGGCAACACCAAGACCACGCGCTTTCAGTTCCACATCGCCGCCTCTGTAAAGGGTCAGGCGATGTCGGCCGAGGAGCTGACCAACTTTGCCCGTCAACTCATGGCGGAAGCCGGATATGGCAGACAGCCGTATTTTGTGTACTACCACCACGACACTGACAACCATCACGTGCATATACTCTCCACGCGCATACAGCCGAACGGCTTCCCGATACCCGACCATCACGACTATGCACGACTCAATGCTGCCGCCAACCGTATTCTATCGTCGGACATCAAGCGAGACATTCAGCGGATGTTCTCTTATGGCTATCTCACTGAGGGGCAGTTCGCCAATATAATCCGCTCACATGGATATAAATTTGAGCGAGTGGAGGATAGATATGTGCTCTTTCGCGGAGGTGTCAAGGCTGCAACAATCTCATTATCTGAGATAGAGAGGCATATTTCGCAAGAAAACGACACCCGGAAGGAACGTGCTAAACAACTCCGTGCGATTATCAGGAAATACAAGGCTGAAATAGTTGATGGAAAAGTTCAAAATGTCGAAAATGTCAAGGGTCACAAAGGTCAGAAGAAAAAATACGTGCGCCGTAAAGTCAACCCCGACATCCGTAAAATCAAGGCTTCAAACGGCAAGACGCTATCGCAGGAAGAACAACGGCATCTGTCGGATATGCTCGACATTCTCAAAACCAAATTCGGTATAGACATTCATTTCCAGAAGGACCGCAATGGTGAAATCCGTAGCTACGGCATAGTTGACCATAACCGGAAGATAGCCTTTGACGGCAGTAAGGTGATGAAGTTGTCTGAACTGATTGACTTCGCGCAGAAACAGGAGCGCAATGCGAGTCCGCTTGATATTTACCGCGACCTGTTTGCAATGGAGGTTAGGAAATCCGGCGTGGACGGCGAAATGACAATACGTTTGTTCGACGGCTCAGAGCATACTCGCAAGATGTCACCACGTCAATCGGCATGGTACTTCAATTCGCCCGAAAGTGAAAGGGAAGATGTGGCTATACGTATTGCCGCCACCATGTTTTCAACCGAGATATTTGAATCCGTATTGCAGAAATATCCGGTAAGCGCCATCAGTTCAAGAATAGGAAGCGTCAACATTATCAAGATGCGCGAGGGCGGTAGAGCAATCCGCGTAGTCTCTACTGATGGGTTCTCGGCGACATATCCGATGACAGCCGATGAATTGCACTGCCATGCAAAACTACAAGGCGAAGCCGCAAACGGTTATCTTCGTCAACTCGCAATCCTGCGCATAACCCATGAAAACGCTACCGAGCTGACCAACCGCATCAAGGAGCTGACCGCCAAATCATCCGGAAGCCTCTCTCTCCCTCCGCGCCAATCCGATTACAACCCGGAACAATCCAAAGCCTTCACCTCGCATCAAAGCACCGTCCTCACCCGTCTCATGCCCCGCGACACCTCATCCCCCAACTCCGCCAACCGCGAATGGGAAGTCGGCAAGCAATCCCGCTACGACCACATCGACAACCAACAATCCGGCACACAACTCACAATGTAG
- the mobC gene encoding plasmid mobilization relaxosome protein MobC produces the protein MSSNNKNIIIRLRVDEATARAIRAKANSHFNGNISACIRCATLQYEREFTSPSANSEITALLTAILRHLKKIGTNVNQTAHQINERMKVSPYGLSVSDIQPFVFFRNDLSAIWEHLNQIKERL, from the coding sequence ATGTCATCAAATAATAAGAACATCATAATACGGCTTCGCGTGGATGAAGCGACCGCCAGAGCAATCCGTGCCAAAGCAAACAGCCATTTCAACGGTAACATAAGTGCTTGTATCCGTTGTGCCACTCTGCAATATGAGAGAGAGTTTACGTCACCATCAGCCAATTCCGAGATAACAGCGTTACTGACCGCTATTCTGCGCCATCTGAAGAAAATCGGGACAAATGTCAATCAGACCGCCCATCAGATTAACGAGCGCATGAAAGTGTCTCCCTACGGATTGTCCGTATCGGATATCCAACCATTCGTTTTCTTCCGAAATGATCTCTCAGCCATTTGGGAGCATCTTAACCAAATCAAAGAGCGGTTATGA
- a CDS encoding DUF3987 domain-containing protein — MTIRNIVEALVEYEHFNVNFISASMFTTFAAAMGNRWTVRFSATWVERHIMYVALVGYPSCGKTPPLRLALSPLLNLDHEYDREYCVKLKAYKKWESKSQKERTALSLPEDMERPRRRCHVVVDATIEALIGAMRDNPQGVILYSDELESLFANFNRYNSSDESYFLSAFSGTPFKYIRKSADEHIFLPNPYCSIIGSTQPGRLAKQFGGERVVNGFSSRFLKVYPDIIDMPTWGTDRMPDGIMEKWEQIIRKVVTFDFKGKEQPTELTFSHEAHRRLCEWKDNVNNAIYSATESEAEKAVCGKLETYLIRFCLIIRIMKNICAGESATMIDTESAEAAIELVEYFREMENRVIRVSLSGNLDKRQLELLNALPYDFRTSDAIDLGRSLGMSESTVKRFLKNSALFRKEEHGRYTKMSCDP; from the coding sequence ATGACTATACGTAATATCGTGGAGGCGTTGGTTGAGTATGAGCATTTCAACGTCAATTTCATATCTGCGTCCATGTTCACTACTTTCGCTGCTGCAATGGGTAACCGCTGGACGGTGCGCTTTTCGGCGACATGGGTTGAGCGACATATTATGTATGTGGCACTTGTCGGTTATCCGAGTTGCGGCAAGACTCCTCCGCTCAGGCTTGCCCTGTCGCCTCTGCTCAACCTCGACCATGAGTATGACCGGGAGTATTGCGTTAAACTCAAAGCCTACAAGAAATGGGAGTCCAAATCTCAGAAAGAACGTACAGCACTGTCTTTGCCGGAGGATATGGAGCGACCGAGGCGCAGGTGTCATGTGGTTGTCGATGCGACCATCGAGGCGTTGATCGGTGCCATGCGCGACAATCCGCAGGGCGTGATCCTTTACAGCGATGAACTTGAAAGCCTGTTCGCCAACTTCAACCGTTACAACAGTTCGGATGAGAGCTATTTTCTCAGCGCGTTCAGCGGCACACCATTCAAGTATATCCGAAAATCTGCTGATGAGCATATATTTCTGCCGAACCCGTATTGCTCCATAATCGGCAGTACCCAACCGGGACGTCTCGCAAAGCAATTCGGCGGTGAGCGTGTTGTCAATGGCTTTTCATCCCGCTTTCTGAAAGTCTATCCCGACATTATCGATATGCCTACATGGGGCACTGACCGTATGCCTGATGGAATCATGGAGAAATGGGAGCAGATAATCCGCAAAGTCGTTACTTTTGACTTCAAGGGAAAAGAACAGCCAACAGAATTGACTTTCTCCCATGAAGCCCATAGGAGACTGTGCGAATGGAAAGATAATGTTAACAACGCGATATACTCTGCCACCGAATCGGAAGCGGAGAAAGCCGTGTGCGGAAAACTCGAGACCTATCTCATACGCTTCTGTCTAATAATCCGGATAATGAAGAATATCTGCGCCGGAGAGTCGGCAACAATGATAGATACCGAAAGCGCGGAGGCGGCTATTGAGTTGGTCGAGTATTTCCGTGAGATGGAAAACCGTGTAATCCGTGTGTCATTATCCGGCAATCTTGACAAACGGCAATTAGAATTGTTGAACGCTTTGCCTTACGACTTCCGGACATCGGATGCCATCGACCTCGGACGGTCACTCGGGATGTCTGAATCCACGGTAAAACGGTTCCTGAAAAACTCTGCCCTTTTCAGAAAAGAGGAGCATGGACGCTACACGAAAATGTCATGTGACCCTTGA
- a CDS encoding helix-turn-helix domain-containing protein codes for MENTIPSFDSLPHLVGSLINEIEGLKSLVKEAIGMKPSEHDNRLVGIDEACKILRRKKSTVYHMVRDGILPHYKVGKMLEFRPSELIAWQEQHACDGSKSSGEILAEMKSTMRRKPKSGW; via the coding sequence ATGGAAAATACAATTCCTTCATTTGACTCGCTCCCGCATCTGGTAGGCAGTCTGATTAATGAGATCGAGGGACTGAAATCCCTCGTGAAAGAGGCAATCGGCATGAAACCGTCCGAGCATGACAACCGTCTTGTTGGCATCGACGAGGCTTGCAAGATTCTCCGACGTAAGAAATCGACGGTGTATCACATGGTGCGCGATGGCATACTGCCTCACTACAAAGTAGGCAAGATGCTGGAATTCCGCCCTTCGGAACTTATCGCTTGGCAGGAACAGCACGCCTGCGATGGTTCCAAATCATCAGGCGAGATTCTTGCCGAGATGAAATCAACCATGCGCCGCAAACCCAAATCCGGATGGTGA
- a CDS encoding tyrosine-type recombinase/integrase, giving the protein MLPSTCSKVSLRQRPIKNDRLSLYLDYYPAIRNPRTMKMSRREYLGFYIFANPRNKYQREYNDSILMRAEIIRCRRQEAVINNEFGFLDREQPKADFLLYFEEKAKKHYDKWLIVYRHFERFVKGKCSFGDVTIELCNKFREYLLTAKQLRHPKLTITRNSAAGYWSTFRALLKEAYKERLLKENLNDFIEDIEYEEVKKNFLTADEVKLLAATPCEKPILKAASLFSILTGLRISDILKLRWEDIRPDADGEMAMFIRIQKTQKESIHPLSPEMLALCGERDKGIVFKGFNRSMTQEPLKKWLKAAGITKRITFHRFRDTFATLQLAAGTDIYTVSKMLDHANVTTTQIYARLVDSTKRDTVGRIKLT; this is encoded by the coding sequence ATGTTACCATCAACCTGTTCCAAAGTCAGCCTGCGCCAGCGTCCGATAAAGAACGACCGCCTGTCGCTGTACCTCGACTACTACCCGGCGATACGCAATCCAAGAACAATGAAGATGTCGCGTCGTGAGTACCTGGGATTCTACATATTCGCAAATCCGCGCAACAAATATCAGCGTGAATACAACGACTCGATACTGATGCGTGCCGAGATAATACGCTGCCGCCGTCAGGAGGCGGTCATTAACAATGAGTTCGGTTTCCTCGACCGCGAACAGCCGAAAGCCGACTTTCTGCTGTATTTTGAGGAGAAAGCGAAAAAGCATTATGACAAGTGGCTCATCGTCTATCGTCACTTCGAGAGATTCGTAAAGGGGAAATGCTCATTCGGCGATGTCACCATAGAGTTGTGCAACAAATTCCGTGAATATCTGCTGACAGCCAAACAGCTCCGTCACCCTAAACTGACCATCACACGCAATTCTGCCGCCGGATATTGGTCAACATTCCGCGCTCTGCTGAAAGAGGCATACAAAGAACGGTTGCTTAAAGAAAATCTCAACGACTTCATTGAGGATATCGAATATGAGGAGGTCAAGAAAAATTTTCTCACGGCTGATGAAGTGAAGTTGCTTGCCGCCACACCCTGCGAGAAGCCTATACTGAAAGCGGCCTCACTGTTCTCTATACTGACAGGATTGCGAATAAGCGACATACTCAAATTGCGGTGGGAGGATATACGTCCGGATGCCGATGGAGAGATGGCTATGTTCATCCGTATTCAGAAGACGCAGAAAGAATCAATCCACCCTCTCAGTCCGGAGATGCTGGCATTGTGCGGCGAACGGGACAAGGGGATTGTCTTCAAGGGATTCAACCGCTCTATGACGCAGGAACCGCTGAAGAAATGGCTGAAAGCGGCGGGTATCACAAAACGTATAACATTCCACCGTTTCCGAGATACGTTCGCCACTCTCCAACTCGCTGCCGGGACTGACATATATACGGTAAGCAAGATGCTCGATCATGCCAACGTGACCACGACGCAAATTTACGCCCGATTGGTTGACTCCACCAAACGCGACACAGTTGGTCGCATAAAACTTACATAA
- a CDS encoding helix-turn-helix domain-containing protein has translation MFENPPEYIKREKMVAEPIEEFYTTKEILEKFGISNSWLFKMAKERNIPKTVVRGKTLWSRKHIDKALADKQPTETVAEEWYSVEEVCAKFNMSKEAVYRFVSERKIGKRKDKCKVFYSRRQFDKAMGIESELEPEYYTMPEAMARYNMTRDQISHYVRTHDIPRSYEGRYVRIDRKALNALFAPPKIG, from the coding sequence ATGTTTGAGAACCCTCCTGAATATATCAAGAGGGAGAAGATGGTGGCTGAACCCATTGAGGAGTTTTATACGACCAAGGAGATTCTTGAAAAGTTTGGCATAAGCAATTCGTGGCTTTTCAAGATGGCAAAGGAGCGGAACATTCCGAAAACAGTTGTCCGTGGCAAAACACTCTGGAGTCGGAAACACATCGACAAGGCTCTTGCCGATAAACAGCCAACTGAGACGGTAGCAGAAGAATGGTATTCCGTAGAAGAAGTGTGCGCCAAGTTCAATATGTCGAAAGAGGCTGTCTATCGTTTCGTGTCGGAGCGGAAGATTGGCAAGCGTAAGGATAAATGTAAGGTTTTCTATTCGCGCCGTCAGTTTGACAAGGCGATGGGAATTGAGTCTGAGTTGGAGCCGGAATACTACACCATGCCGGAAGCGATGGCGCGGTATAACATGACCCGTGACCAGATTTCCCATTACGTCCGGACACATGACATTCCAAGAAGTTATGAGGGCAGGTATGTGAGAATCGACCGCAAGGCTCTCAATGCTCTGTTCGCCCCACCGAAGATTGGTTAA
- the mnmE gene encoding tRNA uridine-5-carboxymethylaminomethyl(34) synthesis GTPase MnmE, giving the protein MSTICAISTPGGVGGIAVVRISGPEAIDIADRLWLGKSLKQCDSHTAHLGWITDSNGEKLDQGVATIFRGPRSFTGEDTVEFSIHGSLYIQRELLNALLANGCRMAEAGEFTRRAFTSGQIDLAEAEAVADVIASTSRASHRLAVSQMKGDFSQRIEHLRESLLDLASLLELELDFSDQEVEFASRERLMQIAIAVKDTVNTLAGTFHRGQAFRTGIPTAIVGATNVGKSTLLNRLLHDDRAIVSDIHGTTRDTIEDTTEIGGVIFRFIDTAGLRDTSDTIEAMGINRSIQRIRNASIIILVADSTRPETLSEAWHRIEDTLSDRNNASQPYPTLLLLWNKTDINNNQPAITTEESSEIPENKTNSNGKQSQNRYNSDEIEQRIKDFCKINGMELHHAHYSAKTGEGCDIEDVLMKCAATDMLNNSDIIVTNARHYQSLINALDSISRVIDGLNTNIPPEFVAQDLRQTLTSLGEITGTISTPQILSSIFSRFCIGK; this is encoded by the coding sequence ATGTCAACGATATGTGCAATTTCTACCCCAGGAGGTGTAGGAGGTATTGCAGTAGTAAGAATCAGCGGCCCGGAAGCCATCGACATTGCCGATAGACTTTGGCTTGGTAAATCTCTTAAACAATGTGACAGCCATACAGCCCATCTTGGATGGATAACCGACAGCAACGGCGAAAAACTCGACCAAGGTGTTGCAACAATATTCAGAGGCCCACGTTCTTTTACAGGAGAAGATACTGTGGAATTCTCTATACACGGCTCGCTTTACATCCAAAGAGAATTGCTTAATGCGCTGCTTGCCAACGGCTGCCGAATGGCTGAAGCCGGCGAATTCACTCGTCGCGCTTTTACATCCGGGCAAATAGACCTGGCTGAAGCAGAAGCAGTTGCCGACGTTATCGCATCAACTTCAAGAGCGTCCCATCGACTTGCTGTAAGCCAAATGAAAGGTGACTTCTCACAACGTATAGAACATCTAAGAGAAAGTCTGCTTGATTTGGCTTCATTGCTTGAACTCGAACTCGATTTCTCGGATCAAGAAGTGGAATTTGCATCAAGGGAGCGTCTGATGCAAATCGCTATAGCCGTCAAAGATACCGTAAATACCCTTGCCGGAACATTTCATCGTGGACAAGCGTTCCGCACTGGAATACCTACCGCCATCGTCGGTGCTACAAACGTTGGGAAATCAACCCTGCTCAATCGCCTGCTCCATGATGATAGAGCAATTGTAAGCGATATTCATGGTACGACCCGCGATACAATCGAAGACACGACTGAAATAGGAGGAGTGATATTCCGCTTCATAGATACTGCCGGATTGCGCGATACCAGCGACACTATCGAAGCAATGGGAATAAACCGCTCTATTCAGCGCATTCGTAATGCTTCTATAATAATCCTTGTGGCAGACTCAACACGCCCCGAGACACTTAGCGAGGCATGGCATCGAATAGAAGATACATTATCCGACCGGAACAACGCCTCGCAACCCTATCCTACCCTGCTGCTCCTATGGAATAAGACCGATATAAACAATAATCAACCGGCCATTACAACGGAGGAGTCATCTGAAATTCCAGAAAACAAGACGAATTCCAATGGCAAACAAAGCCAAAACCGATATAACTCCGATGAAATCGAACAACGAATTAAGGATTTCTGCAAAATTAACGGCATGGAATTGCATCATGCGCATTATAGTGCCAAAACAGGAGAAGGATGCGACATTGAAGATGTATTGATGAAATGTGCCGCAACTGACATGTTGAATAATTCCGATATAATAGTTACTAATGCCCGCCACTACCAGTCATTAATAAATGCTCTCGACTCAATATCCCGAGTAATCGACGGGCTAAATACAAATATCCCTCCTGAATTTGTCGCACAGGATCTTCGACAGACCCTTACATCTCTTGGCGAAATAACCGGCACTATTTCCACACCACAGATTCTATCCTCAATATTTTCCCGGTTCTGCATCGGAAAATAG
- a CDS encoding DNA/RNA non-specific endonuclease, translated as MMIGFLTLAAIAIIMSSGKFNEYNAEKDCPSRYDSLEYVITNPELPEEIIYYTGMTISYNRRAHVPNWVAWELTREETLGEEPRAQNFVTDENVDGCADPWDYSYSGYDRGHMAPAGDMKWSPTAMRESFYMTNVCPQVKKLNTGTWKRLETKCRTWAQVDSAIYIICGPILTDTLTETIGDSHVIVPKRFFKVILSPYASPPRGIGFIMNNGYVKGGMQQAAVSIDEVEAATGHNFFSSLPDDIENEVESQCRFHNWSVLK; from the coding sequence ATGATGATTGGATTTCTTACATTAGCCGCGATAGCCATAATAATGTCGTCCGGGAAATTCAACGAGTATAATGCCGAAAAAGATTGTCCCAGCCGTTATGACAGCCTTGAGTACGTTATTACAAATCCGGAATTGCCCGAAGAAATAATATACTATACGGGCATGACCATATCATATAATCGTCGTGCTCATGTGCCCAACTGGGTTGCATGGGAACTTACACGTGAAGAGACTCTTGGAGAAGAACCCCGCGCTCAAAACTTTGTGACCGATGAAAACGTAGACGGATGCGCCGACCCTTGGGATTACAGCTATTCCGGATACGACCGCGGACATATGGCTCCAGCCGGAGATATGAAATGGAGCCCGACGGCAATGCGCGAATCATTCTACATGACCAATGTATGTCCTCAAGTAAAGAAACTCAATACCGGCACATGGAAACGCCTCGAAACTAAGTGCCGCACATGGGCTCAGGTAGACAGTGCTATCTATATTATATGCGGCCCGATTCTTACAGACACTCTGACTGAAACAATCGGCGACAGCCATGTAATAGTGCCTAAACGTTTCTTTAAAGTAATCCTATCGCCCTATGCCAGTCCACCGCGTGGTATAGGATTCATAATGAACAACGGTTATGTGAAAGGGGGCATGCAGCAGGCGGCAGTATCAATTGATGAAGTTGAGGCTGCAACTGGCCATAATTTCTTCTCATCTCTCCCCGACGATATTGAAAATGAAGTCGAGTCGCAATGCCGTTTCCACAATTGGTCAGTACTAAAATAA
- a CDS encoding ISAs1 family transposase, which produces MQIEIFSKVKDPRDLGKVKHELEDVLRMALIGVLCDCEDCDDISDMVTDREEEFKAAGLLKLSNGVPCGDTILRVVESVNPAQLRASLDCCRGHIIESLCGNQVIIDGKKLRGENPRSPGCHGLYILNAWVSETEICVAEKPVDGKTNELTVLPSVLSSLWLTGALVSVDAMGTHRNIAEQIILQGGDYLMALKDNQPILKGLTESIFSRTTPISVYTTEEKGHGRVEKRTCSIMDTTLLEQEGMYEKWPGLKRIIKMERERTENGARSRETIYYLSSVEKDEASYYAMRIRAHWGIENKLHWHLDVTFREDMCRVRAKNGAVNFSAMRKYALEMLKKQNDKLSLKRRRKKCMWSTEYLYKVFKDS; this is translated from the coding sequence ATGCAAATAGAAATTTTCAGCAAAGTAAAAGACCCGCGTGACTTGGGCAAGGTTAAACATGAGCTCGAGGATGTGCTCCGAATGGCACTCATCGGCGTGTTGTGTGATTGTGAGGACTGTGACGACATATCGGATATGGTTACAGACCGAGAGGAAGAATTCAAGGCCGCCGGATTGCTGAAGCTTAGCAACGGCGTCCCGTGTGGTGACACGATACTTCGTGTTGTAGAGTCTGTCAATCCCGCTCAGCTCCGGGCAAGTCTTGATTGCTGCCGAGGCCACATAATCGAATCCCTGTGCGGCAATCAGGTCATCATTGACGGTAAGAAACTGCGGGGTGAAAATCCCAGGAGTCCCGGATGCCACGGACTGTATATCCTCAATGCGTGGGTATCTGAAACAGAAATCTGCGTTGCCGAAAAGCCGGTGGATGGCAAGACCAACGAACTTACGGTTCTGCCGTCCGTATTGTCCTCTTTATGGCTTACAGGGGCATTGGTTTCAGTCGACGCAATGGGGACCCACCGTAATATCGCAGAACAGATCATACTCCAGGGCGGCGACTATCTGATGGCGCTTAAAGACAATCAGCCGATACTCAAGGGCTTGACGGAAAGTATCTTTAGTCGCACTACTCCAATATCGGTATACACAACCGAGGAAAAGGGGCACGGAAGAGTTGAGAAGAGAACCTGTTCAATTATGGATACGACACTTTTGGAACAGGAGGGAATGTACGAGAAGTGGCCCGGTCTTAAACGTATCATAAAGATGGAGCGTGAGCGTACTGAGAACGGTGCCCGCTCGCGTGAAACAATCTACTATCTCAGCAGCGTGGAGAAAGATGAGGCTTCTTACTATGCGATGCGTATTCGTGCGCACTGGGGTATCGAGAACAAACTGCACTGGCATCTCGACGTGACGTTTCGGGAAGATATGTGCCGCGTACGCGCCAAGAATGGCGCTGTCAATTTTTCAGCGATGCGCAAGTATGCATTGGAAATGCTTAAAAAGCAGAACGATAAACTCAGCCTTAAACGAAGACGCAAAAAATGTATGTGGAGCACTGAATATCTGTACAAAGTCTTTAAGGATAGTTAA